One genomic region from Nostoc sphaeroides encodes:
- a CDS encoding BCD family MFS transporter, with protein sequence MASGEVFDTKTKSLSVPRVNLLTMFRLGLFQMGLSMMSILTLGVLNRVMIQEIAIPATLVSVVLALPLFVAPSRVWFGQISDAKPLWGYHRTAYVWVGAAIFAIAAFLAVQVMWQMNLAGNSAGTWVWTTQTIGWTALLALVFAVYGLGICASGTAFAALLVDISEEDNRSKVVGVVWSMLMVGIIVGAIISASLLKQLTPEATVETLQPAINRLFTIVPAIVFGLAIAATFGVEKKYSQYLTRSTLVNREDSITLGNAWKILTASPQTGIFFTFLLVMTISLFMQDPILEPYAGQVFKMPLAESTKLNIFYGTGLLIAYGVTGFYIVPRLGKRRTARFGCMLVAFCAILLGISGFTANAAVLKLGLVLFGLATGFLTTAAISLMLDLTAAEAAGTFIGAWGLAQSLSRGIAVVIGGTVLDIGRKLLPSLELAYGLVFALEAVGMVLSIWFLNRVNITEFQTSTKQAIASVLESDLD encoded by the coding sequence ATGGCAAGCGGTGAAGTATTTGATACCAAAACTAAATCCTTATCTGTGCCAAGGGTAAACCTGCTGACCATGTTCCGGCTGGGTTTATTTCAGATGGGGTTGAGCATGATGTCTATTTTGACTCTGGGCGTACTCAACAGAGTCATGATTCAAGAAATAGCAATTCCGGCGACGCTAGTATCAGTAGTTCTAGCACTGCCTTTATTTGTTGCTCCTTCCCGTGTCTGGTTCGGCCAGATTTCCGATGCTAAACCTTTATGGGGATATCACCGCACAGCTTATGTTTGGGTGGGCGCGGCAATATTTGCGATCGCAGCATTTTTAGCTGTACAAGTAATGTGGCAGATGAATCTTGCTGGAAATAGTGCAGGTACTTGGGTATGGACAACCCAAACAATCGGCTGGACAGCACTTTTGGCTTTAGTTTTCGCTGTATACGGTCTAGGAATTTGTGCTAGCGGTACTGCCTTTGCTGCTTTATTAGTGGATATATCTGAAGAAGATAACCGTTCTAAAGTAGTCGGTGTGGTTTGGTCGATGCTAATGGTGGGGATTATTGTTGGCGCAATTATCAGTGCCAGCTTACTGAAACAGTTAACCCCAGAAGCAACTGTAGAAACCTTGCAGCCAGCCATCAACAGGCTATTTACTATCGTCCCAGCAATTGTATTTGGTTTAGCGATCGCAGCAACATTCGGTGTAGAAAAAAAGTACTCTCAATACTTAACCCGTTCCACACTGGTGAACCGGGAAGACAGCATTACTCTAGGCAATGCTTGGAAAATCTTGACAGCTAGCCCACAAACAGGTATATTTTTCACCTTTTTATTGGTGATGACTATCAGTTTGTTTATGCAAGACCCGATTTTAGAACCTTATGCGGGTCAAGTGTTTAAAATGCCCCTAGCGGAAAGTACCAAATTAAATATTTTTTATGGAACGGGTCTACTGATTGCCTACGGTGTTACGGGCTTTTACATTGTCCCGCGTTTGGGTAAGCGCAGAACTGCACGTTTCGGCTGTATGTTGGTAGCATTCTGTGCAATATTGCTAGGTATATCAGGATTCACAGCTAATGCAGCAGTTCTCAAATTAGGCTTGGTTTTGTTCGGTTTAGCCACAGGTTTCTTAACAACGGCAGCAATTAGCTTAATGTTGGATCTTACCGCAGCAGAAGCCGCAGGTACGTTTATTGGGGCATGGGGATTAGCGCAGTCCCTCTCTAGAGGAATCGCGGTGGTAATCGGAGGTACAGTTTTGGATATTGGACGCAAGCTGCTACCTAGCCTAGAGTTAGCTTATGGACTGGTATTTGCCCTAGAAGCGGTGGGAATGGTGCTATCGATTTGGTTTTTGAATCGGGTGAATATTACAGAATTTCAAACAAGTACAAAGCAAGCGATCGCTTCAGTTTTAGAAAGCGATTTAGACTAA
- a CDS encoding inositol monophosphatase family protein: MNDFWTTILDFAQTTTTRVGKQLMQDFGKVQASQKADGSLVTQADKWADQEIRDAIASTFSGYGILSEESDQSFPGTEWCWVIDPLDGTTNFTRGIPIWTISLGLLYRGTPIFGYVYAPTLNQAFHGFWAGSSGLATPTGAFLNHHPIHTSIDSPSNNHFFNLCSRSTAAIKNGFPCKIRMLGVASYNFLTVATGATLGGIEATPKVWDLAGAWVIVQAAGGVWASLKSEPFPLSAGEDYSDRSFPTLVVSRPELVPVFQPFLESVKI; this comes from the coding sequence ATGAATGATTTTTGGACAACAATTCTTGATTTTGCTCAAACTACCACTACTAGGGTGGGAAAACAGCTAATGCAAGATTTTGGGAAAGTACAGGCTTCTCAAAAAGCTGATGGTAGTTTGGTGACGCAAGCAGATAAATGGGCAGATCAGGAAATTCGGGATGCGATCGCTTCTACTTTCTCTGGTTACGGCATTTTGAGCGAAGAAAGCGATCAGTCATTTCCCGGTACTGAGTGGTGCTGGGTAATTGATCCTCTTGATGGTACAACCAACTTTACACGCGGTATTCCCATCTGGACAATATCTCTGGGTTTACTGTATCGAGGTACGCCCATTTTTGGGTATGTTTACGCACCAACTTTGAATCAAGCTTTTCATGGTTTCTGGGCGGGTTCATCTGGTTTAGCAACACCAACAGGAGCATTTCTCAACCACCACCCCATCCACACTAGTATAGATAGTCCCAGCAACAATCACTTTTTTAACCTCTGTTCCCGCAGCACCGCAGCTATCAAAAACGGCTTTCCCTGCAAAATTCGCATGTTGGGTGTGGCTAGTTATAACTTTTTGACAGTTGCTACTGGGGCTACTCTCGGTGGGATTGAGGCGACACCAAAAGTTTGGGACTTAGCCGGGGCTTGGGTAATTGTTCAGGCTGCTGGTGGGGTATGGGCGTCGCTGAAATCAGAACCGTTTCCGTTGTCAGCAGGAGAAGATTATAGCGATCGCTCTTTTCCCACTTTGGTTGTCAGTCGTCCCGAATTAGTTCCGGTATTTCAACCTTTTCTCGAAAGCGTAAAAATTTAA
- a CDS encoding MDR/zinc-dependent alcohol dehydrogenase-like family protein yields the protein MKGLWLENNQLQLRTDITIPEPPQGEALVRVLRAGICNTDLELLRGYYPYTGILGHEFVGVVEQGPEHLVNQRVVGEINAVCGHCRFCRSGQPTHCENRTVLGIVNRNGAFGEYLCLPIENLHLVPDNVPTEVATFTEPIAAALEIQQQVSLHPNDRVLVVGDGKLGQLVAQTLALTGCELLAVGRHQDKLANLEARGIKTSLADAVTDRYFDISVECTGNPEGFAIARRALRPRGTLVLKSTYAGNLSLDASSLVVDEITLIGSRCGPFVPALHLLATGKVDVQPLIQASYPLIEGLAAFEHAQRRGVLKILLEIGQ from the coding sequence ATGAAAGGACTTTGGCTCGAAAATAACCAGTTGCAACTACGCACGGATATTACCATTCCTGAACCCCCACAGGGAGAAGCCTTGGTGCGCGTCTTGCGTGCGGGCATTTGTAACACTGACTTGGAACTACTTAGAGGCTACTATCCTTACACTGGTATTTTGGGGCATGAATTTGTCGGTGTTGTTGAACAAGGGCCAGAACACCTAGTTAATCAACGCGTAGTTGGAGAAATTAACGCTGTTTGTGGGCATTGTCGGTTTTGTCGCAGTGGACAACCAACTCACTGCGAAAATCGCACAGTTCTAGGTATTGTCAACCGCAATGGAGCCTTTGGTGAATATCTCTGTTTGCCCATAGAGAACTTACATTTAGTACCTGATAATGTGCCAACAGAAGTAGCAACATTTACTGAACCTATAGCAGCAGCTTTAGAAATTCAGCAGCAAGTGTCATTGCATCCAAATGATCGGGTGCTAGTGGTTGGAGATGGCAAACTAGGGCAGTTAGTAGCCCAGACACTTGCCCTAACTGGCTGTGAACTCTTAGCTGTGGGGCGTCATCAAGATAAACTTGCTAACTTAGAGGCACGGGGGATAAAAACGAGTCTAGCCGATGCTGTTACAGATAGATATTTCGATATCTCAGTAGAATGTACTGGGAACCCAGAAGGATTTGCGATCGCCCGCCGCGCCCTACGTCCCCGTGGTACATTAGTGCTTAAAAGTACTTATGCTGGCAACCTCAGCCTGGATGCTTCTTCATTAGTAGTGGATGAAATAACTCTCATCGGCTCCCGTTGTGGCCCCTTTGTCCCAGCCCTCCACTTGCTAGCCACAGGAAAAGTTGACGTGCAACCTCTCATTCAGGCTTCATACCCCCTCATTGAAGGGCTTGCGGCTTTTGAACACGCTCAAAGGCGCGGTGTTTTGAAGATATTGTTAGAGATTGGTCAATAG
- the chlG gene encoding chlorophyll synthase ChlG, producing the protein MSESTPITPDPNPSEALDSVANNPSEKAMALPTPGANASADRSAKTRQLLGMKGAASGETSIWKIRLQLMKPITWIPLIWGVVCGAASSGNYTWTLENVLKVATCMLLAGPLMTGYTQILNDYYDREIDAINEPYRPIPSGAIPLPQVIIQIWVLLIAGYGLAFALDVWSGHEFPTITAIAIIGSFIAYIYSAPPLKLKQNGWLGSYALGASYITLPWSTGHALFGELNSTIVILTMFYSLAGLGIAIVNDFKSVEGDRQLGLNSLPVMFGINTAAWICVVTIDVFQGFIAAYLVSIHENLYATILILLIIPQITLQDMYFLRDPVKNDVKYQASAQPFLVLGMLVTGLALGHAGI; encoded by the coding sequence ATGTCAGAATCAACTCCCATTACCCCAGACCCTAACCCATCTGAGGCATTAGACTCAGTGGCAAATAATCCCAGCGAAAAAGCGATGGCTTTGCCAACGCCAGGGGCGAACGCATCTGCCGATCGCAGTGCAAAAACTAGGCAACTGCTGGGGATGAAAGGTGCAGCATCTGGGGAAACTTCAATTTGGAAAATTCGTTTGCAGCTAATGAAGCCGATTACCTGGATTCCCCTAATTTGGGGCGTAGTCTGTGGTGCGGCTTCTTCTGGTAACTATACTTGGACACTGGAAAATGTGTTGAAGGTAGCAACCTGTATGCTGCTGGCTGGGCCATTAATGACAGGTTATACCCAAATCCTCAATGATTACTACGATCGCGAAATCGATGCCATCAATGAACCCTATCGCCCGATTCCCTCTGGGGCAATTCCCCTACCCCAGGTAATTATTCAGATTTGGGTATTACTGATTGCTGGCTATGGTTTGGCATTTGCGCTAGATGTGTGGTCTGGTCATGAATTCCCGACAATTACAGCGATCGCGATCATCGGTTCTTTCATCGCCTACATTTATTCTGCACCCCCTCTGAAACTCAAACAAAATGGTTGGCTAGGTAGCTACGCTTTGGGTGCAAGCTATATCACCCTACCTTGGTCTACAGGACACGCTTTGTTTGGTGAACTCAATTCCACAATCGTGATTTTGACAATGTTCTACAGCTTGGCTGGATTGGGTATTGCCATTGTTAATGATTTTAAGAGTGTAGAAGGCGATCGCCAGCTAGGATTAAATTCACTACCTGTAATGTTTGGCATCAATACTGCGGCATGGATTTGTGTAGTAACGATTGATGTCTTTCAAGGATTTATTGCAGCTTATCTCGTCAGCATCCATGAGAATTTGTATGCCACAATACTAATACTCTTAATCATTCCGCAAATCACATTACAGGATATGTATTTCCTGCGTGATCCTGTGAAGAATGATGTTAAGTACCAAGCCAGCGCCCAACCCTTCCTTGTTCTAGGAATGCTCGTCACTGGTTTAGCGCTGGGTCATGCTGGCATTTGA
- a CDS encoding ArsA family ATPase, whose translation MALILTFLGKGGTARTKIAIAAAKLLASQGKRVLLAGQAEPTLSILLGTPIAADPQEIAPNLQVVQFQASVLLERNWDEVKKLEAQYLRTPIFKEVFGQELVVLPGMDNALALNAIREYDASGKYDAIVYDGTGDSLTLRMLGLPESLSWYIRRFRQLFVNSDLGKTITESPLIQPLISSFFNINWTADNFAAPTNQVNNFLEKGRAALADPKRLAAFLVTTGDPIEVANARYLWGSAQQIGLTVGGVLLVSTETNVNISEEFIPLLVSVIPDSPTGEWQPLIDALPNFEAQALQAPKPIEIDIHNRQVRLFLPGFDKKQVKLTQYGPEVTVEAGDQRRNIPLPPALSGKPVTGAKFQNNYLIISF comes from the coding sequence ATGGCTCTAATATTGACATTTTTGGGCAAAGGCGGCACCGCTCGTACCAAAATTGCGATCGCCGCCGCCAAATTATTGGCAAGTCAAGGCAAGCGTGTACTACTAGCAGGACAAGCAGAACCAACACTGTCAATTCTGCTGGGTACTCCCATTGCTGCTGATCCGCAGGAAATCGCTCCCAATTTGCAAGTAGTCCAGTTTCAAGCATCTGTACTACTAGAACGCAACTGGGACGAAGTGAAGAAACTTGAGGCGCAATATCTCCGCACGCCCATATTCAAAGAGGTTTTTGGTCAAGAACTGGTAGTATTACCAGGCATGGACAATGCTCTGGCCCTGAATGCTATCCGCGAATATGATGCTAGTGGCAAATATGATGCGATCGTCTACGATGGCACGGGTGACTCTTTAACGTTGCGGATGTTAGGTTTGCCAGAATCTCTCAGTTGGTATATCCGGCGATTTCGGCAATTGTTTGTCAACTCTGATTTGGGGAAGACAATTACTGAATCACCCTTGATTCAACCGCTAATTAGCAGCTTTTTCAATATCAACTGGACAGCAGATAACTTTGCAGCGCCCACTAACCAAGTTAATAATTTCTTAGAAAAGGGGAGAGCCGCTCTTGCTGATCCTAAGCGTCTCGCTGCTTTCTTAGTGACCACAGGAGATCCTATTGAGGTAGCAAATGCTCGTTATTTGTGGGGTAGTGCCCAACAAATTGGTTTAACTGTTGGTGGTGTTCTGCTTGTTTCTACTGAGACAAATGTTAACATATCGGAGGAATTTATTCCCCTACTTGTGAGCGTTATTCCCGACTCGCCAACAGGTGAGTGGCAACCACTGATAGATGCCCTACCCAACTTTGAAGCACAAGCTCTACAGGCTCCCAAACCAATTGAAATAGACATCCACAATCGTCAAGTACGCCTATTCTTGCCAGGTTTTGACAAAAAGCAAGTCAAACTCACCCAATATGGGCCAGAAGTCACGGTAGAAGCAGGAGATCAGCGACGGAATATTCCCTTACCTCCGGCTCTCAGTGGCAAACCCGTTACTGGAGCAAAGTTTCAAAATAATTATTTGATAATTTCGTTTTAA
- a CDS encoding DUF2862 domain-containing protein translates to MEIGQKVKVFRLRDRVSAPVVKKLGQVGIIQGYKVTDGAGIGVVVLFDDNTSTWFFEDEIKPV, encoded by the coding sequence ATGGAAATCGGACAAAAGGTTAAAGTCTTTCGTTTGCGCGATCGCGTCTCTGCCCCTGTTGTAAAAAAACTAGGGCAAGTAGGTATCATCCAAGGCTACAAAGTCACCGATGGTGCTGGAATCGGTGTAGTGGTGCTGTTTGACGACAACACTTCCACTTGGTTTTTTGAAGATGAAATCAAACCTGTGTAG
- a CDS encoding Uma2 family endonuclease, producing MFVTAQQLEQQMPDATRLLSDEPEMETSLHYMQLLLLVTSLEWLWRDSNDFFIGANLTIYFSRQQLRNRDFRGPDFFLVKDTEKRSRSSWVVWEEDGRYPDLIIELLSESTADIDRNLKKNLYENRFHTPEYFWFSPENFEFAGFELVGNKYQEITPNARGWRWSDVLRLYLGVEAGKLRYFTPDGDLVLTPEEAAIAAQQQASVAQQQASEAQLQLEQERLRSQQLAERLRSLGVNPDSLS from the coding sequence ATGTTTGTCACAGCGCAACAGCTAGAACAACAAATGCCCGATGCAACTCGGTTGTTAAGTGATGAGCCGGAGATGGAAACTTCATTGCACTATATGCAGCTACTGCTGCTAGTAACTTCCCTTGAGTGGCTGTGGCGTGACTCTAATGATTTCTTTATCGGTGCGAATTTAACAATCTATTTTAGCCGTCAGCAGTTGCGAAATCGAGATTTTCGCGGCCCAGACTTTTTTTTGGTCAAAGACACCGAAAAGCGATCGCGCAGTTCCTGGGTAGTCTGGGAGGAAGATGGTCGTTATCCAGATTTGATTATTGAATTACTTTCTGAAAGTACAGCTGATATTGACCGAAATTTGAAGAAAAATCTCTATGAAAATCGATTTCACACACCAGAATATTTTTGGTTTTCGCCGGAGAATTTTGAATTTGCCGGTTTTGAATTAGTAGGCAACAAGTATCAGGAAATTACACCAAATGCGCGGGGATGGCGTTGGAGCGATGTGCTTAGGCTGTATTTAGGCGTAGAAGCAGGTAAATTGCGCTACTTTACACCCGATGGTGATTTAGTTCTAACACCAGAGGAAGCTGCTATTGCAGCCCAGCAACAAGCATCTGTTGCCCAGCAACAAGCATCGGAGGCACAATTACAGTTGGAACAAGAACGGCTGCGATCGCAACAGTTAGCTGAACGTTTGCGATCGTTAGGAGTTAATCCAGATAGCTTGAGTTAA
- a CDS encoding Uma2 family endonuclease: MYQTDPPRPPQETMPTMYDLPSELVGESGLPDEFHCIQADLLSETCQPLTYPSEEILLASDLNLYYDPRHTLWYKRPDWYMVLGLPSASQQQDLRLSYVIWQEGVVPFLIVELLSPGTEQEDLGKTLREINRPPTKWEVYERILRVPYYVVYDRYENRLRAFQLIGTRYEAISLPENRLWLEELELGLGLWQGSYQQTTGLWLRWYNAAGWVPTRPEKAEQERQRAEQERQRAEQEYQRAEQEYQRAEQEYQRAERLAEYLRSQGIDPNNLP, from the coding sequence ATGTATCAAACAGATCCACCCCGTCCGCCACAAGAAACCATGCCTACGATGTATGATTTACCCAGTGAATTAGTAGGGGAATCAGGTTTGCCAGATGAATTTCACTGCATTCAGGCGGATTTGCTCAGTGAAACTTGTCAGCCTCTGACTTATCCATCTGAGGAAATTTTACTTGCTAGTGACTTGAATCTTTACTACGACCCCCGCCATACTTTGTGGTACAAGCGTCCTGATTGGTACATGGTTTTAGGACTACCTAGTGCTAGCCAACAGCAAGACCTACGCTTAAGTTATGTCATTTGGCAAGAGGGAGTTGTTCCATTTTTAATAGTTGAATTACTTTCACCAGGTACAGAACAAGAAGACTTAGGAAAAACACTGCGCGAGATAAATCGACCCCCAACAAAGTGGGAAGTATATGAACGTATTTTGCGGGTTCCCTACTATGTTGTCTACGATCGCTATGAAAATCGTTTGCGTGCCTTTCAACTCATAGGCACTCGCTACGAGGCAATATCTTTACCAGAGAACCGCTTATGGCTGGAAGAGTTAGAACTAGGATTGGGTCTTTGGCAAGGTTCTTATCAGCAGACAACAGGTTTGTGGTTGCGTTGGTATAATGCAGCAGGTTGGGTACCAACGCGACCAGAAAAAGCTGAACAAGAACGTCAACGGGCTGAACAAGAACGTCAACGGGCTGAACAAGAGTATCAACGGGCTGAACAAGAATATCAACGGGCTGAACAAGAATATCAACGAGCAGAGCGATTGGCAGAGTATTTGCGATCGCAAGGAATTGATCCAAATAACCTACCCTAG
- a CDS encoding Uma2 family endonuclease, whose translation MTTTIKIVNPNIEYPSSDGEPLAESYLHLYAILTTLEVIKQYLAGRQATVLADQFLYYAQGFPKLRVAPDVMVIFDVPPGGRDSYKVWEEGQVPQVVFEMTSQGTQKQDQEQKKNLYEQLGILEYWLFDPKGEWIEEKLRGYRLDGDTYQLITDGISQPLGLRVVLEGEVLGFYRLDTGDKLLTPTELAEQLQQERQRAEQERQRADRLAEYLRSQGVDPDNFS comes from the coding sequence ATGACTACAACCATCAAAATAGTCAATCCCAACATCGAATATCCCAGTTCCGACGGTGAACCATTGGCAGAATCCTACCTACATCTCTACGCAATTCTCACCACCCTAGAAGTAATTAAACAATACCTAGCAGGCAGGCAAGCCACAGTTTTAGCAGACCAATTTCTCTACTATGCTCAAGGTTTTCCCAAATTAAGAGTTGCACCAGATGTGATGGTAATTTTTGATGTGCCGCCTGGGGGTCGGGATAGTTATAAAGTTTGGGAGGAAGGTCAAGTTCCCCAGGTGGTATTTGAAATGACTTCTCAAGGAACTCAAAAACAAGACCAAGAGCAAAAGAAAAATCTCTATGAACAATTAGGGATTTTAGAATATTGGTTATTTGACCCGAAGGGGGAATGGATTGAAGAAAAGTTAAGGGGATATAGGTTAGATGGTGACACTTACCAGTTAATTACGGATGGTATATCTCAACCTCTAGGATTAAGAGTGGTACTGGAGGGGGAAGTTTTAGGATTTTATCGTCTAGATACGGGGGACAAATTACTCACACCGACGGAGTTAGCTGAACAATTACAACAAGAACGCCAAAGAGCGGAACAAGAACGCCAACGGGCTGATAGACTTGCAGAGTATTTGCGATCGCAGGGAGTCGATCCAGATAATTTTAGTTAA
- a CDS encoding glucuronosyltransferase, which yields MKRVVLITGHYWNSKRKAGFHWLADALWRQGWEVVFLTAALSWLSVIRRDYRLAYPVLQEANQLQEVQKKMWSYVWFTPWHPANLRWDFLNYLSRRWFRLYGQLPLGPVESMISQADLFIFESTPALLLFETCKRLNPSAQFIYRVSDDLRLLRNHPVVLDTEKRVAPQFDLVSVPSQHIYRIFAGLPNLELHLHGIRKDLFVWDYPTPYQPSVYPNIVFVGNSHFDRNFLEQASQLFPDWQFHIIGPIPHLPQRKNITAYGELPFEVTIPYLKYADIALHTLSYSPGAESFSDSLKVIQYTYCKLPIIAPTYLSSSRPHVFYYQPGDASSIHNALIAAQTYDRSQIQTDKIYSWDELVCRWLQVTDKNST from the coding sequence ATGAAGCGTGTAGTTTTGATTACTGGACATTATTGGAACTCTAAACGGAAAGCTGGTTTTCACTGGTTGGCTGATGCTCTTTGGCGTCAAGGTTGGGAAGTCGTGTTTTTAACAGCAGCCCTAAGTTGGCTATCGGTGATTCGTAGAGACTATCGCCTAGCGTACCCCGTGCTGCAAGAAGCAAACCAACTCCAGGAAGTGCAGAAAAAAATGTGGAGCTACGTCTGGTTTACACCTTGGCATCCAGCTAACCTGCGCTGGGATTTCCTCAACTATCTTAGTCGCAGATGGTTCCGTCTCTACGGTCAGCTTCCTTTGGGACCAGTAGAATCGATGATCTCTCAGGCTGACCTCTTCATCTTCGAGAGTACCCCTGCTCTACTTCTATTTGAAACATGCAAACGGCTCAATCCCAGCGCCCAGTTTATCTACCGAGTGTCAGACGATTTGCGATTATTACGCAATCATCCGGTTGTTTTAGACACAGAAAAACGGGTGGCTCCTCAATTTGATTTAGTCAGTGTCCCTAGTCAACACATTTACCGTATTTTTGCAGGACTACCCAACCTAGAATTGCATCTACACGGTATTCGCAAAGACCTTTTTGTATGGGATTATCCAACGCCTTATCAACCCTCAGTGTACCCAAATATTGTTTTTGTGGGAAACTCTCATTTTGACCGCAACTTCCTAGAGCAAGCCAGCCAATTATTCCCTGATTGGCAATTTCATATTATCGGCCCTATACCCCATTTACCTCAGAGAAAAAACATCACTGCCTACGGTGAGTTGCCTTTTGAAGTGACAATCCCTTATCTCAAATATGCAGATATAGCTCTTCATACACTTTCCTACAGTCCTGGTGCAGAGAGTTTTAGTGATAGTCTCAAAGTCATTCAGTATACTTACTGCAAATTGCCAATTATTGCTCCAACCTACTTGTCGTCTTCTCGTCCTCATGTTTTTTACTATCAACCTGGAGATGCTAGCAGCATTCACAATGCCTTGATTGCCGCACAAACCTATGATCGCTCCCAGATCCAAACTGATAAAATCTATTCTTGGGACGAATTAGTATGTCGCTGGCTACAAGTTACGGACAAAAACTCAACTTGA
- a CDS encoding nucleotide sugar dehydrogenase, which produces MINEPQTLIKLQQKIRAHTAIVGVVGLGYVGLPFAVEKAKVGYQVLGIEQNPKRAEQVNIADNYITDIKDEELKQVVSSGKLQAVLNFDRVAEMDVIVICVPTPLTKNLTPNLSYIENVTHAIAKHLRTGQLITLESTTYPGTTDEVMRPLLEEVSGLQQGRDFFLAHSPERVDPGNQRYTTKNTSKVVGASDTYSLEVAKLFYEQTVEHVVPVSSAKAAELVKVFENTFRAVNIALVNELALLCDRIDLNVWEVLDAANTKPFGIMPFYPGPGVGGHCIPIDPHYLEWKAKEVNFNTHFIALAGEINRSMPVFVREKARRCLNNLGIAPARARVLVIGAAYKKDIEDWRESPAIMVINYLLEDKMTVTYHDPYVPQIEVRGQTFSSLELTDEIIAAADLVIIATEHSQIDYVNLVQKSQAVLDTRGVTRHLNCASDKVTLL; this is translated from the coding sequence ATGATTAACGAACCTCAAACTTTGATTAAGTTACAACAAAAAATTAGGGCGCATACTGCCATTGTTGGTGTTGTCGGACTGGGATATGTGGGTCTACCATTTGCTGTTGAAAAAGCCAAAGTTGGTTATCAAGTACTGGGAATTGAACAAAATCCTAAAAGAGCTGAACAAGTTAACATAGCTGACAATTACATCACAGATATTAAAGATGAAGAATTAAAACAAGTTGTCAGCAGTGGTAAGCTGCAAGCGGTTTTAAATTTTGACCGGGTAGCGGAAATGGATGTAATCGTGATTTGCGTCCCAACGCCGTTGACCAAGAATTTAACACCTAACTTGAGCTACATCGAAAATGTCACCCATGCCATTGCTAAACACTTGAGAACAGGGCAGTTAATCACCCTAGAATCTACCACTTATCCAGGAACCACAGACGAAGTTATGCGACCTTTACTAGAGGAGGTTAGTGGTTTACAGCAAGGACGAGATTTCTTTCTCGCCCATTCACCGGAGCGGGTAGATCCGGGAAATCAGCGTTACACTACCAAAAATACTAGCAAGGTAGTAGGAGCATCAGATACATATTCACTCGAAGTTGCCAAGTTATTCTACGAGCAAACTGTTGAGCATGTAGTACCTGTTAGTAGTGCCAAAGCTGCCGAGCTAGTGAAGGTGTTTGAGAATACCTTTCGGGCTGTCAATATTGCTTTAGTAAATGAATTAGCGCTATTGTGCGATCGCATCGACTTGAATGTTTGGGAAGTCCTAGATGCTGCTAATACCAAACCTTTTGGAATTATGCCTTTCTATCCTGGTCCAGGAGTAGGCGGTCACTGCATCCCCATTGACCCCCATTACTTAGAATGGAAAGCAAAGGAAGTCAATTTCAACACCCATTTTATTGCCTTAGCTGGGGAAATCAATCGTTCCATGCCCGTGTTCGTCCGAGAAAAAGCCCGCAGATGCCTGAATAATTTAGGTATTGCCCCAGCCAGAGCTAGAGTATTGGTGATCGGTGCTGCTTATAAAAAAGATATTGAAGACTGGCGAGAATCACCCGCAATTATGGTAATTAATTATCTACTGGAAGATAAAATGACGGTTACTTACCATGACCCCTACGTACCGCAAATAGAAGTCCGAGGACAGACATTTTCTAGCTTAGAACTAACGGACGAAATAATCGCCGCCGCCGATTTGGTAATTATTGCCACAGAACATAGTCAAATTGATTATGTTAATTTAGTCCAAAAATCTCAAGCAGTTCTAGATACACGGGGTGTGACTCGACATCTAAATTGCGCCAGTGACAAAGTAACTCTCTTGTAG